In Apium graveolens cultivar Ventura chromosome 10, ASM990537v1, whole genome shotgun sequence, the following are encoded in one genomic region:
- the LOC141692765 gene encoding protein IQ-DOMAIN 17-like: MGKNIAAGNSWLDVVKKAFRSPIKSTKSSKRREEHEQEDDEKKRGKRRWIFSKQCINETTIQHYASASIAADTCFGKSSAQTLAVNPKALVDDYNRRDIALATATTATAEAVAAVAAVQAAVEVIRLASPSKTTSKYFRAAIMIQSAFRGYLARRALLALRGIVKLQALVRGQNIRKQAKMTLRCIQSLVRVQTRVRDQRRRLSYEGSRDSTFSVSNSSREYRVETRKSRSREGSNITDEWDCHRHTLEEIKAMLQKTKLAASEQKNQLTTAFSRQTWRSGKDQFLCSEGEEEKYGWSDQWKKIGRHSSDRSDSIKSVETDTAQSYSVPRSRLSIDQQYLYHQNPSSESDCFPMHRTNRSMSNSSPIMPFQYRTKYLQVHSASPRCLKYARNFMKAQTPTPVPNYMAATASAMARSWSESAPRQRPLTPDRGNLSSAKKRLSFAAPERDACAVMSDTESERNLCSPSSIYGMRERSNTLSRGQPW; this comes from the exons ATTTTCAGCAAACAATGTATCAATGAAACTACAATACAACACTATGCATCAGCTAGTATTGCGGCTGATACTTGTTTTGGTAAATCTAGTGCACAAACCTTGGCTGTGAATCCCAAGGCCCTGGTTGATGATTACAACAGGCGAGACATTGCATTGGCTACGGCAACTACAGCAACTGCTGAGGCTGTGGCAGCAGTTGCCGCGGTCCAAGCAGCTGTGGAAGTCATCAGGCTTGCTAGTCCCTCTAAAACTACCAGTAAATATTTCCGTGCAGCCATTATGATACAATCAGCATTTAGAGGCTATCTG GCTAGAAGAGCTCTGCTGGCACTTAGAGGAATTGTAAAGCTACAGGCTTTAGTAAGGGGACAAAATATCCGTAAACAAGCAAAGATGACACTTCGATGCATTCAGTCCTTGGTCCGAGTTCAAACTAGAGTTCGTGATCAACGTAGGAGGCTTTCATATGAAGGCAGCAGGGATTCCACATTCAGTGTATCTAACAGCTCAAGGGAATATCGTGTTGAGACCAGAAAATCTCGA TCAAGAGAAGGAAGTAACATTACGGATGAGTGGGATTGTCATCGACATACGTTAGAGGAAATCAAAGCTATGTTGCAGAAAACGAAGCTAGCAGCTTCTGAGCAAAAAAATCAACTCACAACAGCTTTTTCTCGTCAG ACGTGGAGATCTGGTAAGGACCAATTTCTATGTAGTGAAGGGGAAGAAGAAAAGTATGGATGGTCTGATCAGTGGAAAAAGATAGGCAGGCATTCTAGTGATCGAAGTGATTCTATTAAATCAGTTGAAACTGACACTGCTCAATCATATTCTGTCCCACGTTCACGATTATCAATTGATCAACAATATCTGTACCATCAAAATCCGAGCTCCGAATCTGATTGTTTTCCGATGCACAGAACAAATAGAAGTATGTCCAATTCCTCTCCTATCATGCCATTTCAATACAGAACGAAATACCTACAAGTTCATTCAGCTAGTCCTCGTTGCTTAAAATATGCGAGAAACTTTATGAAGGCTCAAACACCAACACCAGTGCCTAACTATATGGCAGCAACAGCTTCGGCCATGGCTAGAAGTTGGTCTGAAAGTGCTCCAAGGCAGAGGCCTTTGACACCGGATAGAGGAAATTTGAGTTCTGCAAAGAAACGACTATCATTCGCAGCTCCTGAACGAGATGCTTGTGCTGTCATGAGTGATACAGAATCAGAAAGGAACTTGTGTAGCCCAAGTTCTATATATGGAATGCGGGAGAGATCAAACACATTGTCGCGGGGACAACCTTGGTGA